The following are encoded in a window of Halosolutus halophilus genomic DNA:
- the glyS gene encoding glycine--tRNA ligase codes for MSEQRETPADTSEVTSEKLVELAKRRGYFFQSSGAYGGVGGFYTFGPQGAALKGNVEDAWRDRFAVAEGNMEIDAPTIMPEPVFEASGHLDGFDDMLVECPECGESHRADHVVEDNTEYEDAESLPIPEVEEVIAEYELVCPDCGAGLAGQAVEAFNLMFETNIGPGDSQPGYLRPETAQGIFVEFPRLKEYARNQLPFGVTQIGRAYRNEISPRRSIIRTREFTQAELEYFIDPEEDEPDLEAVEDVEMTLYPASEQNAEDGEELETTIGEAVEEGIIASPWVAYFLGVAKPWYDAVGVDMDRFRFRQHLSGERAHYAADCWDAESEIDGNWIEMAGFAYRSDYDLSKHAEHSGDRFTIFKQYDEPKTVERATVDPDMSYLGPEFGGDAQAVVQELEDLAARDRSAFGGDAVEITLEGETHELPVEKTGFSVEEQTEAGEHIVPHVVEPSFGVDRLVYTVLHHAYREDEVDGEERTYLALDPEVAPTFVGVFPLQSEAELEAEAQEIASELREAGLAVTYDDSGNIGRRYRRQDEVGTPFCVTVDYESLDDRAVTVRERDSTDQKRLPIADLPETLAALRGGDVEFDDLEE; via the coding sequence ATGAGTGAACAGCGAGAGACACCGGCGGATACGAGCGAGGTGACGAGCGAGAAACTGGTCGAACTGGCCAAGCGGCGCGGCTACTTCTTCCAGTCGTCCGGCGCGTACGGCGGCGTCGGCGGCTTCTACACCTTCGGCCCGCAGGGGGCCGCGCTGAAGGGGAACGTCGAAGACGCCTGGCGCGATCGGTTCGCGGTCGCCGAGGGCAACATGGAGATCGACGCGCCGACGATCATGCCCGAACCCGTCTTCGAGGCGTCGGGCCACCTCGACGGCTTCGACGACATGCTCGTCGAGTGTCCCGAGTGTGGCGAGAGCCACCGCGCGGACCACGTCGTCGAGGACAACACGGAGTACGAGGACGCCGAGAGCCTCCCCATTCCGGAAGTCGAGGAGGTCATCGCCGAGTACGAACTCGTCTGCCCCGACTGCGGTGCGGGTCTCGCGGGCCAGGCCGTCGAGGCCTTCAACCTGATGTTCGAGACCAACATCGGCCCCGGCGACTCCCAACCCGGCTACCTGCGCCCCGAGACGGCCCAGGGCATCTTCGTCGAGTTCCCGCGACTCAAGGAGTACGCCCGCAACCAGTTGCCGTTCGGCGTCACCCAGATCGGCCGCGCCTACCGCAACGAGATCAGTCCGCGACGATCGATCATCCGCACGCGGGAGTTCACGCAGGCCGAACTCGAGTACTTCATCGACCCCGAGGAGGACGAACCGGACCTCGAGGCGGTCGAAGACGTGGAGATGACGCTCTACCCCGCCAGCGAGCAGAACGCCGAGGACGGCGAGGAACTCGAGACGACGATCGGCGAAGCCGTCGAGGAGGGCATCATCGCCAGCCCGTGGGTCGCGTACTTCCTCGGCGTCGCCAAGCCGTGGTACGACGCGGTCGGCGTCGACATGGACCGGTTCCGGTTCCGCCAGCACCTCTCGGGCGAGCGGGCCCACTACGCCGCGGACTGCTGGGACGCCGAGAGCGAGATCGACGGCAACTGGATCGAGATGGCCGGCTTCGCCTACCGGAGCGACTACGACCTCTCGAAACACGCCGAGCACTCCGGCGATCGGTTCACGATCTTCAAGCAGTACGACGAGCCGAAGACGGTCGAGCGCGCGACGGTCGACCCGGACATGAGCTACCTCGGTCCCGAGTTCGGCGGCGACGCGCAAGCGGTGGTGCAGGAACTCGAGGATCTCGCGGCCCGCGATCGATCCGCGTTCGGCGGCGACGCGGTCGAGATCACTCTCGAGGGCGAAACCCACGAACTCCCCGTCGAGAAGACCGGCTTTAGCGTCGAAGAGCAGACGGAAGCCGGCGAGCACATCGTCCCCCACGTCGTCGAACCCTCCTTCGGCGTCGATCGACTCGTCTACACCGTCCTCCACCACGCCTACCGCGAGGACGAGGTCGACGGCGAGGAGCGGACGTACCTCGCGCTCGATCCCGAGGTCGCGCCGACGTTCGTCGGCGTCTTCCCGCTCCAGAGCGAGGCGGAACTCGAAGCCGAGGCGCAGGAAATCGCGTCGGAACTTCGCGAAGCCGGGCTGGCGGTTACGTACGACGACTCGGGCAACATCGGTCGGCGCTACCGCCGCCAGGACGAGGTCGGCACGCCGTTCTGCGTGACCGTCGACTACGAGAGTCTCGACGACCGTGCCGTCACCGTCCGCGAGCGCGACTCGACCGACCAGAAGCGCCTGCCGATCGCGGACCTCCCCGAGACGCTGGCGGCACTGCGCGGCGGAGACGTCGAATTCGACGATCTCGAGGAGTGA
- a CDS encoding CBS domain-containing protein: MNVADAMTPREDVVTVDLPGTRSDVLEYLQEQSFSSVPVIKSTDNGPEYRGLISRDALIEQPDEDQLVMLMDDVPTTTAGTALEDVARMMVEDGARRVPVVDGEFEGIVTVTDVIHAIAAGDQETDGDVESHASENVNTTFEGAPLPVAERELYYANVPYTVALDDDGRMSGVLTEVDIIEVARIVEGEEETGDNFPDQDSEWSWEGIKGVGSRYLPTRDIEIPTGPVSEFMSDDVVTVSGGASIRETAQRMINNDIEQIPMVTGEQLVGIARDVDLLEALYE, encoded by the coding sequence ATGAACGTAGCCGACGCGATGACGCCCCGTGAGGACGTCGTGACCGTGGACCTGCCGGGCACTCGATCGGACGTGCTCGAGTACCTGCAAGAACAGTCGTTCTCGTCCGTTCCGGTGATCAAATCGACCGACAACGGGCCCGAGTACCGGGGGCTGATCTCGCGGGACGCGCTGATCGAACAGCCCGACGAGGACCAGCTGGTGATGCTGATGGACGACGTCCCGACCACCACGGCCGGGACCGCGCTCGAAGACGTCGCGCGGATGATGGTCGAAGACGGCGCTCGCCGCGTCCCCGTGGTCGACGGCGAGTTCGAGGGGATCGTCACGGTGACGGACGTGATCCACGCGATCGCAGCGGGCGACCAGGAGACCGACGGCGACGTCGAGTCCCACGCCAGCGAGAACGTGAACACGACCTTCGAGGGTGCGCCGCTCCCGGTCGCCGAACGCGAACTGTACTACGCGAACGTCCCCTACACCGTCGCGCTGGACGACGACGGCCGGATGAGCGGCGTCCTCACGGAGGTCGACATCATCGAGGTCGCGCGCATCGTCGAGGGCGAAGAAGAGACGGGCGACAACTTCCCCGATCAGGACTCCGAGTGGTCGTGGGAGGGGATCAAGGGCGTCGGGAGTCGGTACCTCCCGACGCGGGACATCGAGATCCCGACCGGTCCCGTCAGCGAGTTCATGAGCGACGACGTGGTGACGGTCTCGGGTGGGGCGTCGATCCGGGAGACCGCACAGCGGATGATCAACAACGACATCGAACAGATCCCGATGGTCACGGGCGAGCAACTGGTGGGTATCGCCCGCGACGTCGATCTATTGGAGGCACTCTATGAGTGA
- a CDS encoding DUF7556 family protein: MVQNSHTVSADDTIVGSIDSTESSDEYVIADISADGAWLSMEADAAPTLPAMR; this comes from the coding sequence ATGGTGCAGAACTCCCACACCGTGTCCGCTGACGACACGATCGTCGGCTCGATCGACTCGACGGAATCGAGCGACGAGTACGTCATCGCAGACATCTCTGCCGACGGCGCCTGGCTCTCGATGGAGGCAGATGCCGCGCCGACGCTGCCGGCGATGCGATGA
- a CDS encoding ABC transporter ATP-binding protein, which produces MDLEQGETLLEVDGLTKYFQSDSGLFASVNFEPDRFPPVSFGVDHVKAVDDVSFEIEMGETLGLVGESGCGKSTLGRTILRLLDPTDGTIRFKGEDLAEMSGEQLRQKRSEIQMIFQDPQSSLDPRMKVGQIIEEPMRAHDMFDDEGREARAKELLEKVGLDPHHYNRYPHAFSGGQRQRINLARALSVDPDFVVCDEPVSALDVSIQAQVLNTMEELQEEFGLTYLFIAHDLSVIRHISDRVAVMYLGHVVEVADKKELFENPQHPYTKALLDSIPVPDPRETDARGVLEGEVPSPIDPPSGCRFRTRCPRLIAPDAYDWTGDEWTQTRAFMRAVKRRTFEPMPAAEIEAEFFGGDLPRGEPGDVVRNAIDLLATDRDGPADRDGSDAPPENTAWETATERLLTSFAERSICARERPAYEIESEHGDGDHISACHLHRDDGR; this is translated from the coding sequence ATGGATCTCGAACAGGGGGAGACGCTGCTCGAGGTCGACGGGCTGACGAAGTACTTCCAGTCCGACTCCGGGCTGTTCGCGTCGGTCAACTTCGAACCCGATCGGTTCCCGCCGGTGAGCTTCGGCGTCGACCACGTGAAAGCCGTCGACGACGTCTCGTTCGAGATCGAGATGGGCGAGACGCTGGGGCTCGTCGGCGAGTCCGGTTGCGGCAAGAGCACCCTCGGACGGACGATCCTGCGGCTGCTCGACCCGACGGACGGGACGATCCGGTTCAAGGGCGAGGACCTGGCCGAGATGAGCGGCGAGCAACTCCGGCAGAAGCGATCGGAGATCCAGATGATCTTCCAGGATCCGCAGTCGTCGCTCGACCCGCGGATGAAGGTCGGCCAGATCATCGAGGAGCCGATGCGGGCCCACGACATGTTCGACGACGAGGGCCGGGAGGCGCGGGCAAAGGAACTGCTCGAGAAGGTCGGCCTCGATCCCCACCACTACAACCGGTATCCCCACGCGTTCTCCGGGGGGCAGCGCCAGCGGATCAACCTCGCGCGGGCGCTGTCGGTCGACCCCGACTTCGTCGTCTGCGACGAACCCGTCTCCGCGCTCGACGTGTCCATCCAGGCACAGGTGCTGAACACGATGGAGGAACTGCAGGAGGAGTTCGGGCTCACGTACCTCTTCATCGCCCACGACCTCTCGGTCATTCGGCACATCTCCGATCGGGTCGCGGTGATGTACCTCGGGCACGTAGTCGAAGTCGCCGATAAGAAAGAGCTGTTCGAGAACCCCCAGCACCCCTACACGAAGGCACTACTCGATTCGATCCCCGTCCCCGATCCGCGAGAGACCGATGCCCGCGGGGTACTCGAGGGGGAGGTCCCGAGTCCGATCGATCCGCCATCGGGGTGTCGGTTCCGGACGCGGTGTCCCCGGTTGATCGCGCCCGACGCGTACGACTGGACCGGCGACGAGTGGACGCAGACGCGGGCGTTCATGCGTGCGGTCAAGCGCCGGACGTTCGAACCGATGCCGGCCGCGGAGATAGAAGCCGAGTTCTTCGGCGGCGACCTCCCGCGGGGCGAGCCAGGAGACGTCGTCCGGAACGCGATCGACCTGCTCGCGACCGATCGCGACGGCCCCGCGGACCGCGACGGGAGCGACGCTCCCCCCGAGAACACCGCGTGGGAGACGGCGACCGAGCGACTGCTCACGTCCTTCGCCGAGCGGAGTATCTGCGCGCGCGAGCGTCCCGCGTACGAAATCGAGTCGGAGCACGGGGACGGCGATCACATCTCGGCGTGTCACCTGCACCGCGACGACGGCCGGTGA
- a CDS encoding ABC transporter ATP-binding protein, producing the protein MSTDPLLEVRDLKTQFFTESGTVRAVDGISFDVYEGEIVGLVGESGAGKSVASMSLLRLVESPGEIVAGEITYKGETIFGLEEGPDGELRERDDMLSKEEIRTRIRGNEIAVIFQDPMESLNPVFTVGGQIREFIELNRGLPEDEAREEAIEMLREVGIPDPEQRYDEYPHQFSGGMRQRVLIAMALACEPSLIIADEPTTALDVTVEGQIIDLVDELQAKYGTSFIWVTHDLGVVAEICDRVNVMYLGEIVEQAPVDDLFYDTKHPYTEALLNSMPRPDRAAELEPIEGVMPEAINPPSGCRFHPRCPDAREICTQVHPETLEVDRADGYPHRAACVKHDVFDVGYDESVPLAESEVEPDRIGTVATGTDSESETTAEPPAGDSQASTDGGEASDASRSSSDRGSEGGEASRPATDADPEGGDRRE; encoded by the coding sequence ATGAGCACTGATCCACTACTCGAAGTTCGCGATCTCAAGACGCAGTTCTTCACAGAGTCAGGCACCGTTCGCGCCGTCGACGGCATCTCGTTCGACGTCTACGAGGGCGAGATCGTCGGCCTCGTCGGCGAAAGCGGCGCCGGCAAGAGCGTCGCCTCGATGAGCCTGCTGCGGCTCGTCGAGAGTCCCGGCGAGATCGTCGCCGGCGAGATTACCTACAAGGGCGAAACCATCTTCGGCCTCGAGGAGGGACCGGACGGCGAGCTTCGAGAACGCGACGACATGCTCTCGAAAGAGGAGATACGGACCCGAATCCGGGGCAACGAGATCGCGGTGATCTTCCAGGATCCGATGGAGTCGCTCAACCCCGTCTTCACCGTCGGGGGACAGATCCGAGAGTTCATCGAACTCAATCGCGGGCTCCCGGAAGACGAGGCACGCGAGGAGGCGATCGAAATGCTCCGAGAGGTGGGGATCCCCGACCCCGAACAGCGCTACGACGAGTACCCCCACCAGTTCTCGGGCGGGATGCGCCAGCGCGTCCTCATCGCGATGGCGTTGGCCTGCGAACCCAGCCTCATCATCGCCGACGAGCCGACGACGGCGCTCGACGTCACCGTCGAGGGCCAGATTATCGACCTCGTCGACGAACTCCAGGCGAAGTACGGGACGAGCTTCATCTGGGTTACCCACGACCTCGGCGTCGTCGCCGAGATCTGCGATCGCGTGAACGTGATGTATCTCGGCGAGATCGTCGAACAGGCCCCGGTGGACGACCTGTTCTACGACACCAAGCATCCCTACACCGAGGCCCTGCTGAACTCGATGCCCCGCCCCGATCGGGCCGCCGAACTCGAGCCGATCGAGGGCGTGATGCCCGAGGCGATCAACCCACCCTCGGGCTGTCGGTTCCACCCCCGCTGTCCCGACGCCCGGGAGATCTGTACGCAGGTCCACCCGGAGACGCTCGAGGTCGATCGGGCCGACGGCTACCCGCACCGGGCGGCCTGCGTGAAACACGACGTCTTCGACGTGGGCTACGACGAGAGCGTCCCGTTAGCGGAGAGCGAAGTGGAGCCCGACAGGATCGGCACCGTCGCGACGGGCACCGACTCGGAGTCAGAGACGACGGCAGAACCGCCCGCAGGGGACAGTCAGGCGTCGACGGATGGCGGTGAGGCGAGCGACGCGAGCCGATCCTCGTCAGACCGGGGGTCTGAAGGCGGTGAGGCGAGTCGACCGGCGACGGACGCCGATCCCGAGGGAGGTGATCGGCGTGAGTAA
- a CDS encoding ABC transporter permease: MAVTEHQRDDTSSDGESIQDEGEEVEANVGLSYTIKQVKQDTTARIGLYIIGFMTAVTVFTTVDAVVFDYGFAKTFLHDPVSDPNNINELRLLPPVGMGGELQYPLGTDERGRDILTRLIYGTRIAMTAGFFATAVGFVGGTIIGAVSGYYGGWVDDVLQRITETMYAIPFLVLVIAIMAVLGNNIWFAIVGVGVASIPVFNRLIRSRVVSVREEEYIEAAKAAGVKDRNIILRHVIPNSFAPVLVQSTLQIGYAILIIAGLSFLGFGAQPPTPSWGQMLAGSRHHMINAPTFSIWPGLAILVTVIGFNLFGDGLQDALDPRIDN; the protein is encoded by the coding sequence ATGGCAGTAACGGAACACCAACGCGACGACACGTCCTCGGACGGGGAGTCCATCCAGGACGAGGGTGAAGAGGTCGAGGCGAACGTCGGGCTCTCGTATACGATCAAACAGGTCAAACAGGACACGACCGCTCGAATCGGCCTGTACATCATCGGTTTCATGACCGCCGTGACGGTCTTCACGACCGTCGATGCCGTCGTGTTCGACTACGGGTTCGCGAAGACGTTCCTCCACGATCCGGTGAGCGACCCGAACAATATCAACGAGTTACGGTTGCTCCCGCCGGTCGGCATGGGCGGCGAACTCCAGTATCCGCTCGGTACCGACGAACGCGGTCGGGACATCCTGACCCGTCTCATCTACGGCACGCGGATCGCGATGACCGCGGGCTTTTTTGCGACCGCCGTGGGGTTCGTCGGCGGGACGATCATCGGCGCCGTCTCCGGGTACTACGGGGGCTGGGTCGACGACGTGCTCCAGCGGATCACGGAGACGATGTACGCGATCCCGTTCCTCGTGCTCGTGATCGCGATCATGGCCGTTCTCGGAAACAATATCTGGTTCGCGATCGTCGGCGTGGGGGTCGCGTCCATCCCCGTGTTCAACCGCCTGATCCGGTCGCGCGTCGTGAGCGTCCGCGAAGAAGAGTACATCGAAGCCGCGAAAGCCGCGGGCGTCAAGGACCGAAACATCATCCTCAGACACGTCATCCCGAACAGCTTCGCGCCGGTGCTGGTCCAGTCGACGTTACAGATCGGCTACGCGATTTTGATCATCGCCGGACTGTCCTTCCTCGGCTTCGGCGCACAGCCGCCGACGCCGTCGTGGGGCCAGATGCTCGCCGGATCGCGCCACCACATGATCAACGCGCCGACGTTCAGTATCTGGCCCGGCCTCGCGATCCTAGTCACTGTCATCGGCTTCAACCTGTTCGGTGACGGCCTGCAAGACGCACTCGACCCACGGATTGATAACTGA
- a CDS encoding ABC transporter permease, protein MSLLRYTAWRIVQAVPVLLGILTIVFFLVNAIPGDPVSIMLGPSPSAQQIAEVQAKYGLDKPVYERYLNYLGSVAQGDLGESINVNSGMPVAELIMNRLPITLLLTVSAFTFAIATAVPLGIISAKRRNESTDHVARIVSLIGVSTPSFWIGLMLIIVFATHLDLFPSRGLVMPWTEPGTGSRVTRRTETQLQVIALSVRHLILPMITLGTLQMAQITRIERSTMVDTLQDEYIKLARAYGVPERTIIRKHAFRPAQLPVITIIGLGLSTALGGAVLTETVFEINGMGRLIIQAIHQRDYPVVMGTTIVFGLTYLVGVIITDISYAYIDPRVKYGGQE, encoded by the coding sequence ATGAGTTTACTTCGGTACACAGCGTGGCGAATAGTGCAAGCGGTGCCGGTACTGCTCGGGATCTTAACGATCGTATTCTTCCTCGTTAACGCCATCCCCGGCGACCCGGTGAGTATCATGCTCGGTCCGTCACCGAGCGCACAACAGATCGCCGAGGTGCAGGCCAAGTACGGACTGGACAAGCCGGTCTACGAGCGATACCTCAATTACCTCGGGAGCGTCGCGCAGGGTGACCTCGGCGAGAGTATCAACGTCAACTCCGGAATGCCGGTGGCTGAACTCATCATGAATCGGCTTCCGATCACGCTGTTGCTGACCGTGTCGGCGTTCACGTTCGCGATCGCCACCGCCGTTCCGCTGGGGATCATCTCCGCCAAGCGACGAAACGAGTCCACCGATCACGTCGCACGGATCGTCTCGTTGATCGGCGTCTCCACACCGTCGTTCTGGATCGGGCTGATGTTGATCATCGTCTTCGCCACCCACCTCGACCTGTTCCCGTCACGGGGACTCGTCATGCCGTGGACCGAGCCGGGAACCGGCAGCCGGGTGACTCGCAGAACTGAGACCCAGCTACAGGTCATCGCTCTCTCGGTCAGGCATCTGATCCTGCCGATGATCACCCTGGGAACGCTGCAAATGGCACAGATAACGCGGATCGAACGATCGACGATGGTCGACACGTTACAGGACGAGTACATCAAACTCGCCCGGGCTTACGGCGTTCCAGAGCGTACGATCATCCGCAAACACGCGTTCAGACCCGCCCAGCTTCCGGTCATCACGATCATCGGGCTCGGTCTGAGCACGGCGCTCGGTGGGGCGGTGCTGACCGAGACTGTTTTCGAGATAAACGGTATGGGGCGGTTGATCATCCAAGCGATCCATCAACGGGACTACCCGGTCGTGATGGGAACGACTATCGTGTTCGGTCTCACGTACCTCGTCGGCGTCATCATTACCGACATCTCGTACGCGTACATCGATCCGCGAGTCAAATACGGTGGCCAAGAATGA
- a CDS encoding ABC transporter substrate-binding protein has translation MSHHVSELSRRRLLASGAAASAVTFAGCIGGSSDSGDNELLFTQEKGWAYGFDPIVANGVPTAQVNEQIYEGLYTYNADATDSLVPVLADGEPEVSDDGTTWTAEIKDEATFQNGDGVTAEDVKYSFEAPVNEETENAAEVNMIESIEVVDDKTVEFNLEYPYAAFNTTIGASIVPKSEREGNEEEFGHDPVGSGPFQWVEWEDGQYVLLERWDDYWGEQDPNISGVEFDFVEEQSTRVTGLETGESDIIETVPPQLWEDVKNMDGASIESTLGIGYFYLAFNCNEGPTADPQVREAVDYAFSMDDAIESFVEPAGVRQYSPFPQSIVDAWDFPQDEWAEVPHDRDIDQATQLFEDAGVSMDYEWNIIVPPDDMREAIGESVSNGLKEVGFNNVTFERLEWGTFLDLYATGSEDDYNMYTLGWSGSPDPEAFTYYLFAQELEGSTNGTYYGNDEVDQLIMDAREEPDQETRREMYVEATNTILEDRVHLPAYNMKNSYGVADYISDFQSHPDSAIIPLSTHFNNIGVE, from the coding sequence ATGTCACATCACGTGTCAGAACTGTCCCGACGGCGACTCCTCGCCTCGGGCGCTGCTGCCTCCGCAGTAACATTCGCAGGGTGCATCGGCGGGAGCAGTGACAGCGGCGATAACGAACTCTTGTTCACGCAGGAGAAAGGGTGGGCGTACGGCTTCGACCCCATCGTCGCGAACGGCGTCCCGACCGCGCAGGTCAACGAGCAGATCTACGAGGGTCTGTACACGTACAACGCGGACGCGACCGACTCCCTCGTCCCGGTGCTTGCGGACGGCGAGCCGGAAGTGAGCGACGACGGGACGACCTGGACGGCCGAGATCAAAGACGAAGCGACGTTCCAGAACGGCGACGGCGTCACCGCGGAGGACGTCAAGTACTCGTTCGAGGCGCCGGTCAACGAGGAGACGGAGAACGCCGCCGAGGTCAACATGATCGAAAGCATCGAGGTAGTCGACGACAAGACCGTCGAGTTCAACCTCGAATACCCCTACGCGGCGTTCAATACCACGATCGGCGCGTCGATCGTGCCGAAATCCGAACGCGAAGGAAACGAAGAAGAGTTCGGTCACGATCCGGTCGGTAGCGGCCCGTTCCAGTGGGTCGAGTGGGAGGACGGACAGTACGTTCTGCTCGAGCGCTGGGACGACTACTGGGGCGAACAGGACCCCAACATCTCGGGGGTCGAGTTCGACTTCGTCGAGGAACAGTCCACGCGCGTGACCGGACTCGAGACCGGCGAGAGCGACATCATCGAGACCGTCCCACCACAGCTGTGGGAGGACGTCAAGAACATGGACGGCGCGTCGATCGAATCGACCCTCGGCATCGGGTACTTCTACCTGGCGTTCAACTGTAACGAAGGGCCGACCGCCGATCCGCAGGTGCGCGAGGCCGTCGACTACGCGTTCTCGATGGACGACGCGATCGAGAGCTTCGTCGAGCCCGCCGGCGTCCGCCAGTACAGCCCGTTCCCGCAGTCGATCGTCGACGCCTGGGACTTCCCCCAGGACGAGTGGGCGGAGGTCCCGCACGACCGCGACATCGACCAGGCCACGCAGCTGTTCGAGGACGCGGGCGTCAGCATGGATTACGAGTGGAACATCATCGTTCCCCCGGACGACATGCGCGAAGCGATCGGCGAGTCCGTGAGTAACGGTCTCAAGGAGGTCGGCTTCAACAATGTCACGTTCGAGCGCCTCGAGTGGGGTACCTTCCTCGACCTGTACGCCACGGGGAGCGAGGACGACTACAACATGTACACCCTCGGGTGGTCCGGGTCGCCCGATCCGGAAGCGTTCACCTACTACCTGTTCGCGCAGGAACTCGAGGGCTCCACGAACGGAACGTACTACGGCAACGACGAGGTCGACCAGCTGATCATGGACGCGCGCGAAGAGCCCGACCAGGAGACGCGCCGCGAGATGTACGTCGAGGCGACGAACACGATCCTCGAGGACCGCGTGCACCTGCCCGCCTACAACATGAAAAACAGCTACGGCGTAGCGGATTACATCAGCGACTTCCAGTCGCATCCGGATTCCGCTATCATCCCGCTGTCGACGCACTTCAACAACATCGGCGTCGAGTAA
- a CDS encoding PPC domain-containing DNA-binding protein, translated as MNYRAVETAGEYVARLETGADWRAEIESLADEVGADAAWFTALGAVQDAELWFYDQDDCEYRPIEFDEPLEVASCVGNVSWLDDERFAHTHVVLSGPDGDAVAGHLNEATVWAGEVHMRVFEQGLEREHDETTDLDLWL; from the coding sequence ATGAACTACCGAGCCGTCGAAACCGCGGGTGAGTACGTCGCCCGCCTCGAGACCGGTGCCGACTGGCGGGCCGAGATCGAATCGCTCGCGGACGAGGTCGGAGCCGACGCGGCCTGGTTTACGGCCCTCGGCGCGGTACAGGATGCCGAACTGTGGTTCTACGATCAGGACGACTGCGAGTACCGTCCGATCGAGTTCGACGAGCCACTCGAGGTGGCGAGTTGCGTGGGGAACGTGTCGTGGTTAGACGACGAACGGTTCGCGCACACGCACGTCGTCCTCTCGGGCCCCGACGGTGACGCCGTCGCGGGCCACCTGAACGAGGCGACGGTCTGGGCTGGCGAAGTCCACATGCGGGTCTTCGAGCAGGGGCTCGAACGGGAACACGACGAGACGACCGATCTCGATCTCTGGCTCTGA